One segment of Rosa chinensis cultivar Old Blush chromosome 6, RchiOBHm-V2, whole genome shotgun sequence DNA contains the following:
- the LOC112172171 gene encoding trithorax group protein osa, with protein sequence MENSYSYNSYPDSGGSSPRSREIDFENPPPWEDQQNPNYKVKFMCSYGGKILPRPHDNQLTYTGGETKILAVERTIKFSVLVARLSALSDSDVSFKYQLPGEDLDALISVTNDDDLEHMMHEYDRLYRASARPARMRLFLFPLNHSDSFGSDRSSDRDRFVEALNSGPIPAPDPISKPPVVVQNNVDFIPGWGKAGVVVTPPPPPAQPTVPELVAPPPEFQVRSGLGGDRVIGSDPVVNPVEFQRQLQDLQRLQIGDQPDQQYRRKSDDNLIGAGGGGGYGAAAGDYYMQKVPEKLPPVTMSQQISPPAGYWPEKHVAGGGFPGTVTGAPEQQQPMYMISAGGGGVYHAPPMVRPVTAPTNQGYYHMQQQPPQQQQQQQRMASDVYRDQPVYSAMPQPQQQQQTSSLPPQPPKYVATYAETAPYTQVAYDSATGRQVYYTAQGGGVVQPQQAYSAVGPAAVSEGKVVGSKLPQTSV encoded by the exons atggagaacagctacTCCTACAACTCCTATCCGGACTCCGGCGGCTCGTCGCCGCGGTCGCGTGAGATCGACTTCGAGAACCCGCCGCCGTGGGAGGACCAGCAGAACCCGAACTACAAGGTCAAGTTCATGTGCAGCTACGGCGGCAAGATCCTCCCCCGCCCCCACGACAACCAGCTCACCTACACCGGCGGCGAGACCAAGATCCTAGCCGTCGAACGCACCATCAAGTTCTCCGTCCTCGTCGCCAGGCTCTCCGCCCTCTCCGACAGCGACGTGTCGTTCAAGTACCAGCTCCCCGGGGAAGACCTTGACGCCTTGATCTCCGTCACCAACGACGACGACCTCGAGCACATGATGCACGAGTACGATCGCCTCTACCGGGCCTCCGCCAGGCCCGCCAGGATGAGGCTGTTTCTCTTCCCGCTCAACCACAGCGACAGTTTCGGCTCTGACAGGTCCTCCGATAGGGATCGCTTCGTCGAGGCTTTGAATTCCGGTCCAATTCCCGCGCCCGACCCGATTTCCAAGCCTCCCGTCGTCGTCCAAAATAACGTTGACTTCATCCCCGGTTGGGGCAAGGCCGGCGTTGTGGTAACGCCGCCTCCTCCGCCGGCGCAGCCTACGGTGCCCGAGCTCGTTGCGCCTCCGCCGGAGTTTCAAGTCAGATCAGGCCTCGGCGGCGACCGGGTAATCGGGTCGGATCCGGTAGTGAACCCGGTGGAGTTCCAGAGGCAACTGCAGGACTTGCAGAGGCTGCAAATTGGAGATCAACCTGATCAACAGTACCGAAGAAAGAGCGATGACAACCTCATCggagcaggaggaggaggaggctacGGTGCCGCCGCCGGTGATTATTACATGCAGAAGGTGCCGGAAAAGCTTCCTCCGGTGACGATGTCTCAGCAGATTTCGCCTCCGGCGGGTTACTGGCCGGAGAAGCATGTAGCGGGCGGCGGATTTCCGGGGACGGTGACGGGAGCACCTGAACAGCAACAGCCTATGTACATGATCAGCGCAGGCGGAGGCGGTGTGTATCACGCGCCGCCGATGGTGCGACCGGTGACTGCCCCAACCAATCAAGGGTACTACCACATGCAGCAGCAGCCgccgcagcagcagcagcagcaacagagAATGGCTTCGGACGTTTACCGGGACCAGCCGGTGTACAGTGCTATGCCGCAGCCACAGCAACAGCAACAGACGAGTAGTCTACCGCCTCAGCCGCCCAAGTACGTGGCGACGTACGCCGAAACGGCGCCGTATACTCAGGTGGCGTATGATAGCGCAACGGGGAGGCAGGTGTACTATACTGCGCAGGGTGGAGGGGTTGTGCAGCCGCAGCAGGCGTACTCAGCAGTGGGGCCCGCTGCGGTTAGC GAGGGTAAGGTGGTGGGTTCAAAACTTCCGCAAACTTCCGTGTGA